The window ttaaatactgacctagccagagatgcccacatccccaTGCATGCATTGAAAAATAGAGACTCCCATCTGGCCTagaatatctctgcaggagttccttaaggTAGTAACCTTCTCctaaacattttcagctgtttcatcaatgcctttgtagaacatgttaagattaataaggaCGTAATAGATATTTTAGTGGGCATAAGGTGTATAAGTTCCCAGGGCCTTAACAGAGATATCTCATGCTGCTATAAGGAAAGGGAGAAAATTGCCAGGGCCTTTTCAGAGATTTttatagtcatagagtaatacaaaatggaaacagaccctttggtgcaactcgtccataccgaccaggtttcccaaactaaactagtcctatttgcctgcttttggtccatatccctctaaacctttcagaCATGTATcagtccaagtgtcttttaaatgttgtaaatgtaccagcctccaccacttcctctggcagttcattctatacagactccaccctctgcctgaaaaagttgcccctcaggtccctgttaaatcaTTTGCCTGTGCCTgaggggtggtggaggcagttattcttgcaacatttaagaagcatcttgatGAGCTCTTAAAATGCTCGGACATAGGCTACGGATCAATTACATGGGGTTAGTGTAGTTTGATGTTTTTTAGTTAGCATAGCTGTGGTGGACTAAAGGACCtgattctatgctgtatgactctatgacttgtctTCCACTGGAAGATCAGAAGTGGGCATAATTGCATAGTGTTCAGCCCAATTGACAACTTCTCAGATAAAGTATCTGACTATGTCTGCCTATACTAAAACTTGGACAAtttccaggtttgggctgataagtgctAAGTAACACTTGCACCATTCAAGTTCTAAGGGCAATGACCAAGAGGGGATTTAGTCATATTCCTAAGACATTCAACAACATTATTACAGTTGAATCCCTCAACCATTAATAAATTGAGGGTCTCCATtacccagaaactgaactggtcagagacaaacaaactgcagatgctggaatccaaggtagacaggcaggaggctggaagaatacagcaagccaggcagcattaggaggtggagagattgacatttcaggcgtaatccttcttcaggacagggGGCGAGTGGAAGGGGAGCTGCAGAAAAAGGGGGTTGGagggacagggtggtgaggtggggttaGGTGGAGACAGCTAGAGACTATgacttggttggtcaatgggcCGGATGATTcctcctgaagggcttatgcctgaaacattgattctcctgctcctcagatgccgcaggacctgctgtggttttccagcaccacactctcaactctgatgtccagcatctgcagtcctcactttctccaaatgggAAAGATGAATCTGGTAAGTGGCTGAGAGGCATGGGAGATTGGggaagggctgggaagggagtcagggcaTAGGAAGGGAgggtatttgaaattggagaactcagtgttgagtcctctgggctggagGCTGCCCTGGTGGAAAaagaggtgttgttcctccaatttgcggtttgatTCATTGTGACAATTGAGGAAGCCAAGCCCCAAgggtggtcatgtcagaaagagaGTGGAAAGGCGAATTAAAATAGGCGGCAACctttctacctcctgatgctgtctggcttgctgtgttcttccagtctcctgtttgtctaccATAAGTAAATACTGTATTTTTAAGAGGAGGTCAAAAGAATTATGTGGTAAGTAACTCACTTCCAGATTGCCAAAAGTCTGGCAtcaatgaagggctgatgaagggcttttgcccaaaacattgattctcctgctcctcggatggtgtctgacctgctgtgctgttccagcaccacattctcaatctgcagtcctcacttttgtcaccAAATACAAAGCACCAGTTAGGAATATAACGGATTATTCCttacttgcttggatgggtgcagttccagcaACACTCGAAGCTTTCAAGAACAAGAGGATGTGAGAATGTAATGACTTGGAACTCTCTGTCTATGAGAGCAGTGTAAATGGAGAGACCAAGGCTTTCAAAATGGCATTTAAAACAAGTAAAGGgacagagagggaatggggtaaACATGGAGAAATTGCACAGGAGCTTTGCTGCAATTTGTCAATAGATCATTCCAAACCCATCACCTCTCCAAACAGGAAGGACTATGACAGCAGATCCATCGGGATGCCACaacctccaagtcacacactatcctagtgccattccttcactgttgctgggtctaCCTCCCTTCCCAACAGCCCTGTGGGAGATGGATACCAGATGGACTCCAGCTATTCAAGAAactagctcaccaccatcttctcgagGACAACTGCCAGTCctttgaatgaattaaaaagacaaTAATGTTTCCTTTGTAAAACCCTTTGCTCATTCCGTACCCGCAGTcaactcatagaatccctgcagtgtggagttggacaacaagtccacaccgaccctctgaagagtaacccacccagacccattcccctacccgatatttagtcctgactaacacacctaacccacacatccctgaacactatgggataatttagcatggccagttcacctaaccatcacatccctgaacactatgggacaatttaacatggccagttcacctaacccacacatccctgaacactatgggacaatttagcacggccagctcacctaacccacacatccctgaacactacgggacaatttagcacggccagctcacctaacccacacatccctgaacactacgggacaatttagcacggccagctcacctaacccacacatccctgaacactacgggacaatttagcacggccagctcacctaacccacacatccctgaacactacgggacaatttagcacggccagctcacctaacccacacatccctgaacactacgggacaatttagcatggccagctcacctaacccacacatccctgaacactatgggacaatttagcatggccagctcacctaacccacacatccctgaacactatgggacaatttagcacggccagctCACCTAAccatcacatccctgaacactatgggacaatttagcatggccagttcacctaacctacacatctttggacggggaggaaactgacacagacacagggagaatatgcaaactccaccaggtccctggtgctgtgaggcagcagtgctaaccactgagctaccgtgtcaCCTCAAACTGTCAACTCAGTTTTGGCAAACAAACGTATTTTATCAaagatgaatgggaagggttcagagggatgtgggcccagtgctggcaaatgggactagattaggttaggatatccggtcagtatggaagagttggactgaagggtctgtttctatgctgtacatctctgtgactatgacaAAAAGGAAACACAAACGGCAGATGTCCCGGGTGCACTGCCTTAAAGGAGCGGAAATTCAACATCAGAAATCACAATTAAAATTGACCTGACTTGCATTAGAACGAAAACAAATGTCTCTCGTTTGGAAAAGCCCGATTAATTCATGTGGCATTCGAGACAGCCGGGTTGGCAAGGACTGTGACTTCCACAGTAAGTATGCTGCAGTTTAAAAGGTGAAAGTGTTCTGGGTAGTTCTGGGACAGCGGGCTATCTGGCCTCTAGCGCTTGGACATGGATCTGCTGCTACACAAATAAACATTCCCCCGAAGTGAAATCATTCTGTGACCCAGTGATGTTCCTGTCATTCCAATCGGGGACCGGGAACCCACCACCTTCCGACTAGTGGTAAATAGACGGGAAACCACAACCTCGGCGAGAAAATAATTCACAGCATAGAAATAAAAGCGAAATACACTgcggatgctagagatcagaatgttttttttaaaaaagacacaaaatgctggaagtacgccaggcagcatctgtggagagagaaacagttgacATTTTCCAGTCCCCTCTGACTCCTCTGCAGCATTTTGTGCAGAAGATTTCTAGCACCCGTAGGTTTTGgttttaaatttttaattttaaCCGATATAGCCCCCTTTTGTACTATCGCCAACCAGACAAGGGTTTACCCAGTACCCTCTATTTAATTATgatctttctctgtgtgtgtgtctgttcctGCCTTGATTACAACACTTTACAATGTCAGTGTCCAAGTAGAAAACCATTTCCAGATGAGGCTGGGGATTAATCGAATGATAATTAGAATCTATCCAGATCAAAATAAAGTCCAAGTTgtcctactttttaaaaaaaatctgctaaTATAAAACGGGGTTTGTAATAGAAGAGTTACCGGAAATCTTATTCTGACCGGTGATAAAGCACACTATTAATGAAATAACGTCAGCTCAGAGAGAGACACAAAAAAACACGTAGGATTCCTTTAAATGGCAACTGGTGTCATGAGAGGCTGAGGCCACGTGGCCTGGAGTTGTCTATATAAATTGCTTCTGcagcactctcacagacacaagAGTCCAACTTGTATCAGGTTGAGTGGTAGGatttgtgtttctctctctggaAGAGCGAGGGGACCCCCggaggaggaagaagaagcaGATGGCAGCGGGCAAACAGGGCGAGGTGGTGGGCATCTGCACCAGCTACCAGGCGGTGATGCCCAGCTACGCCGGGATCACCGAGGAGTACCCGCAGTCGCTGCGCCGTCAGCTGCAGAAGAGCAAGCTGAAGCCGCGGAGAGCCAGGGAGGCCCGCTTCAAGACCCAGCCGGTCACCTTCGACGAGAtccaggaggtggaggaggaagggGTCTCGGCGCTGGAGGAGGAGAAAGCCAAGAAGTCGTTCCTGCAGTCGCTGGAGTGTCTCCGGAGGAGCGCGCAGAACTCGCGGGTGCACAAGTCGAGCCTGAGCAACTCCAAGCTGCGGTATAGCCTGGACTCCAGCGACTCAGATTCCGCCCATTGATGGTTCACCATCTCTTCCCCagctttacccccccccccccccccccccccagccagcTCCATAAACCCCCCCACCAGGACAGAAGTACTGTGCTTCATAATGAAGTTTTCTTAAAGCTGactttttttggaaaaaaaaattctattttCAAAAGGAAACTTTGACTTGTGCAAGGGAAAACCAATCGAACAGCCAGGAGTAAGTTCTGATGTGAGATGTCGTTTTGTGCTTGAATTTTTACAAGTCGTGGAATGAACGCTTTGTGCAGAACCTCTTGCtcggtctctccctctctctctctctctctcggacatA is drawn from Hemiscyllium ocellatum isolate sHemOce1 chromosome 18, sHemOce1.pat.X.cur, whole genome shotgun sequence and contains these coding sequences:
- the c18h11orf96 gene encoding uncharacterized protein C11orf96 homolog, which codes for MAAGKQGEVVGICTSYQAVMPSYAGITEEYPQSLRRQLQKSKLKPRRAREARFKTQPVTFDEIQEVEEEGVSALEEEKAKKSFLQSLECLRRSAQNSRVHKSSLSNSKLRYSLDSSDSDSAH